From the genome of Pseudomonas sp. WJP1:
CCTGAACTGGACCCTGCCGATCAATGACGAGCAGTCCCTGAACTTCGACCTGAACGGTTATAAAACCAACGGCGATAAACGTGGTGACTCGTTTATGGCCCTCGGCTCTGTCGAAGACGGCGGCGACGGCCACCAAGGCGTAGACAACAACCTGTGGTCCCTGGCTGCTGCTTACAGCATCGGTGCCCACAAATTCACCCTGGCTTACCAGCAGTCCAGCGGTGACAACGCTTACTACTACGGCGTTGACGGCAACAGCACCATCTTCGTTTCCAACTCCATCCAGATCTCCGACTTCGTGGGCCGCGAGGAGAAATCCTATCAAGCTCGCTATGACCTGAACATGGCTACCTACGGTGTACCGGGCTTGAGCTTCATGACCCGTTACGTAATGGGTAACAACATCAAGGTTGAAAACGCTGGCGAAGGTAAAGAAAACGAGTGGAACATTGAGTCCAAGTACGTTGTGCAAGAAGGCCCGGCCAAAGACCTGTCTTTCCGTGCTCGTTTCGCCAACTACCGCGCGAACGGCGCGTACGCCGCTTATTCGCGTGACAACTACGACACCCGTCTGATCATCGAGTACCCACTGAACATCCTGTAATCAGGGTGTAAGACTGGTAGTCTGTAGATCAAGAAACCGCCCACCTCTTCAGGTGGGCGGTTTTTTTATGCCTGCCACACAGCAAACACTGCCGCAAGCAACTTGCGCGCATAACGTTAATACTTTTTTCAATGAACTCATCAACAGTCACAAAAAAACCCAAGAGACTATCCGCCTCCTGGGTTCATGTAACAACTAACAAACAGGCTTACTGTATTGCCGCTTCCTGAACCACGCGAACTACACGCTGAGGAAATGGAATGTCAATACCTGCCGTTTTCAACCGGTCACGGGACTGTTCGTTAAACATGAACATCACGTCCCAGTAATCCGCTGTCTTCACCCAGACACGCAGGGAAACAGTGATCGAACTGTCACCCAAGGTCGAAATGACTGCCTGCGGCGCCGGGTCGAGCAGCACGCGCGGATCCTTGGCCAGTTCCAGCAAGACTTCACGGGCCTTTTGCAGGTCCGCTTCGTAATCGACACCCACATCGAACACCACCTTGCGGGTCGGTTGACGGTTGGTGTTGGTGATGATGCCGTTCGACAGATTGCCGTTAGGCACGATGATGGTTTTGTTGTCGCCGGTGCGCAGCACCGTGTGGAAAATCTGGATGCTGTCGACGGTACCCGCCACACCCTGGGCTTCGATCCAGTCACCGATACGGAACGGACGGAACAACAGAATCAGCACGCCGCCGGCGAAGTTCGCCAGGCTGCCCTGCAAGGCCAGGCCGATGGCCAGGCCTGCCGCACCGATCGCCGCCACGAACGACGTGGTTTCCACACCGATCATCGACGCCACGCTGACGACCAGCAGGATCTTGAGAATGATGTTCGCCAGGCTGCTGATAAAGCCTTGCAGCGCAAGGTCGGCGTTACGCAGGGCAATCAGGCCACCGAGCTTTTGCGTGACCTTGTTGATCAACCACCAGCCGATAGCCAGGGTGATGACCGCCAACAGCACACGGCTGCCATATTCCATTATCATCGGGATCCAGGATTGGGACACCCTGACCAGGTTGTCTACTTCAGCATTTAAGTCCATCTGCTTTCTCCTGCATTTTTCCGGCTACCCGGCACGCGAAAAATAAAGCGGCAGAAAGACCAACCCTGTCCGGATCGATCGTTTCTGCCGTTGCTTGGGCCTCGGACGCCGAAAACGCCTGGAGGTTCCCGCCGTATACGTTAATCGCGGAAGTTGTTGAACTGCAGCGGCATGCCGAATTCCTTGGCACGCAGCACTGCAATGGCTTCCTGCAGGTCGTCACGTTTCTTGCCGGTGATACGCACTTGCTCACCCTGAATGGCGGCTTGCACCTTCAGCTTGGCGTCCTTGACGTGAGCGACGATTTTCTTCGCCAGCTCTTTGTCGATGCCTTCCTTGAGGACGGCTTCCTGCTTCATCAGCTTGCCCGATGCGAATGCATCCTTGACCTCAAGGCACTGCACATCGATCTTGCGCTTGACCAGGGCCAGCTTGAGGATCTCGATCATCGCCTCGAGCTGGAAATCCGCTTCAGCGGTCAGGTTGACGGTCAGGTCCTTTTCCTTGAACTCGAAGCTGCCTTTGCCTTTCAGGTCATAACGACGATCGAGCTCCTTGACGGCGTTCTCGACCGCGTTGGTGACTTCGTGTTTGTCCAGTTCGGATACCACGTCGAACGACGGCATGTAATCTCTCCAATAAATAGGGCGCGCTCGATCACGATGGAGCACGCCTGGCTTGCGGTTAAAATCCGCGCTGATTATAACGGGTCTTTCCGATCATTCACTGCGAGCCTCCCATGCGCGCCTTAAACAGAGCAAAAAGCTGATGTCCACCACCTGGCATGTTCTCGGCGCCGGCAGCCTCGGCACGTTGTGGGCCACCCGCCTGGCGCGGGCCGCAGTGCCAGTGCGACTGATCCTGCGCGATACCACGCGACTGCAGGCGTATCAGGCGGCTGGCGGTCTGACGCTGGTCGAACAGGGTGCAGAACTGCGTTTCCCGGTGCCCGCCGAAACACCCGACAGCCAAGAGCCCATCCATCGTCTACTGGTCGCCTGCAAGGCCTACGATGCAGAACAGGCCGTGGCACAGCTCGCGCACCGAATGTCGCCCGGCGCCGAACTGATCCTGCTGCAGAACGGCCTGGGTAGCCAGGACGCCGTGGCGGCGCAAGTACCGCAGGCGCGCTGCATTTATGCGTCAAGCACTGAAGGCGCCTTTCGCGACGGTGACTGGCGTGTCGTCTTTGCCGGGCACGGGTTTACCTGGCTGGGGGATGCCAGCCACCCCGTCGCACCGATCTGGCTGGACGACCTCGATGCCGCGGGCATTCCCCATGAGTGGAGCACCGACATCCTCACCCGGTTGTGGCGCAAGCTGGCACTCAACTGCGCGATCAATCCGTTGACAGTGCTGCACGATTGCCGCAATGGCGGGCTGCAGGAGCACCACTGCGAAGTCGCCACGCTGTGCGGTGAACTGAGCGAACTGCTTGAACGTTGCGGCCAGCCGGCGGCTGCGCAAAACCTGCAACATGAAGTTGAACGGGTGATCCACGCCACCGCTGCCAACTACTCCTCGATGTACCAGGACGTCAACAACCGGCGCCGCACCGAAATCAGTTACCTGCTGGGCCATGCCTGTAAAGTCGCCGCACGGCATCAACTGAACCTGCCGCACCTCAATCAGCTTGAGTCGAGGTTGATCGCGCGCCTGCACAGCCTTGGATTGCCCAGCGACTGAGCAGCGGCTACGCTGGCCACTTGTTCCTTTGCAGCGATAAACCTGATGCCATTGCGCCAGCGTCTTGAAAACCTCCCTGTCGGCCAGAAACTGCTGGCCGCCCTGTTGGTGCTGTTGACCACTGTACTGCTGGTTGCCAACCTGACCTTCATCAGCGCCGCCTACTACATCTCCCAGGAAAGCATGGCGCCTCAGGCCCTGCAGACCATCGGCCGACTGATCTCCAACCCGAGCCTGGTGGCCGAGGCGCTGCAGTCGCCGCAAAGCGCCCAACGCTTGCTCGATGAGCTCGACAGTTATTCACCGCTACGCGCTGCGGCTCTGTATGACGGCAAGGGCGAGCGCCTGGCGCAGTTGCAACATGGTGATCACCTGAGCCTGCCCAAGCGCTACCGGCGAATCGAATCCTGGCAAGTCACCGAATTTCGCAGCAACCAGGTCATCACCCTGCCCCGCCCCGGCACCGCCCCCGGCCACCTGCTGCTGGTGGCCAGCAGCGAGCTGCCCATGGCGTTCTATACCGGGACCCTGACCGCGAGCCTCGGGATCCTGATTTTCAGCGTGTTGCTGTGGCTGGTCATCGCACGACAGATCAAACGCCTGATCACCCGGCCAATTCATCAGCTGGAGGAACTGTCCCGGCAGGTGACCCGGGAGGAGAACTATGCCCTGCGCGCCTCCCGGGGCAATCACGATGAAATCGGCAGCCTGGCCGAAGCGTTCAACACCATGCTCTCGCGGATCGAGGCCCGGGAGCAGCAACTCAAGCGCGCCCGTGACGACTCCCAGGCCGCGTACGCCCAGGCCCAGGGCCTGGCCGAAGAAACCCGCCACACCAATCGCAAGCTGGAACTCGAAGTCCAGGTGCGGAGCAAGATCGAGAAAAAACTCACGGGTTTTCAGAATTACCTCAACAGCATCATCGACTCCATGCCATCGGCGCTGATCGCCCTCGACGAGCAGCTTTACGTGACGCAGTGGAACCAGGAAGCCAGCGCCCTTTCCGGCACGCGCCTGGACGAAGCCCTGAACCAGCCGATCTTCCTCGCCTTCGAACCGCTCAAGCCCTTTCTGCCGCAGCTCAAGCAAACCGTCGAGCAGCACACGGTGGCCAAGATCGAGCGCGTGACCTGGGTCAAGGACGATGAACCCCGCCACTATGCCCTGACCTTCTATCCGCTGATGGGCGGCGCCGGGCGTGGCGTGGTGATCCGCATCGACGACATCACCCAGCGCCTGTCCCTTGAAGAAATGATGGTGCAGTCGGAGAAAATGCTTTCTGTCGGTGGCCTCGCCGCGGGCATGGCCCACGAAATCAACAACCCGCTCGGCGCGATCCTGCACAACGTGCAGAATATCCGCCGTCGGCTGTCCCCCGAACTGCCGAAGAACCTGGAGCAGGCCGAGCAGATCGGCATCGAGCTGTCGACCGTCAACCAATACCTGCAGGCGCGCGAAGTGCCACAGCTGCTCGACGGCATCCAGCAGGCCGGCGCCCGGGCGGCGAAGATCGTCACGCACATGCTCAGTTTCAGTCGTCGCAGCACCCGCCAGATGGCCCCGTGTGATCTGCCTGCGCTGATCGACCAGGCGGTGGAAATCGCCGGAAACGACTTCGACCTGGCGATCGGTTTCGACTTCAAGGGCCAGGCGATCATTCGCCAGTTCGACCCGGCCCTGGGGCCGGTACCCGGCACCGCCAACGAGCTGGAACAGGTGCTGCTCAACCTGCTGAAAAACGCCGCGCAAGCCATTCACCAGCGCGAAGACGACAGCGAACCAGGGCGGATAATTCTGCGTACCAGACTGAATCCGCCGTGGGCGGAGATTCAGGTCGAAGACAACGGCATCGGCATGAGCGAAAGCGTGCGCAAGCGTACCTTCGAACCGTTTTTCACCACCAAGGAAATCGGCCAGGGCACCGGTCTTGGCCTGTCGGTCTCGTACTTCATCATTACCAACAACCACAAAGGTCAGATGGAAGTGCAATCGACCCTCGGCCAAGGCACTTGCTTCACCCTGCGCCTGCCATTGGCGAGCACCCCGCTCGTCTCCCAAGAACTCAACCAGCTATCGAGGTAACCATGGGCTTTCGCCTGTCGAAGATTTACACACGTACCGGCGACAAGGGCGAAACCGGCCTGGGCGACGGTCGCCGTGTGCCCAAGGACCACCCACGGATCGAGGCTATTGGCGAGGTCGATGCGTTGAACAGTCAGGTCGGCGTGTTACTGGCTGGACTGGAGGCAGAAAGTGCCCGGTATTCAGGTTTGAATGAGGTGATCGAGGTCTTGGCACCTTGCCAGCACAGGTTGTTTGACCTGGGCGGCGAACTGGCGATGCCGGAGTATCAGGCGTTGAACGCCGCAGAGATTGAACGCCTGGAAGCGGCAATCGATGTGTGGAATGAAGAGCTGGGGCCGCTGGAGAATTTCATACTGCCGGGCGGTTCGGCGTTGATTGCCCAGGCCCATGTCTGCCGTAGCCTGGCCCGCAGTGCGGAGCGCCGCTGCCAGCATTTGAATGCGGTGGAGCCGCTGGCCGGGGTGGGGTTGGCTTATATCAATCGGTTGTCGGATTTGTTGTTTGTGGTGGCAAGGTTGATTGCCCGGCGCCAAGGGATTGCCGAGATTCTTTGGCAGCCGGCGGCGAAACCAGAAGTCTAGTCGGCGCCTGTCAGGCCCTCATCGCGGGCAAGCCCGCTCCCACAGTGATCGCGTCGAGCGCAACGCTTGTGTACGCCACTGAACCTGTGGGAGCGGGCTTGCCCGCGATGAGGTCAGACGCATCACCGCGCAATCATGCCTCAGGCCAAAACGCCCGAATCCCTGCCACACCTTGAGCACCCGCCGCCCAAGCTTTCTGAACCTCTGCCGGCCCCACGCCACCGAGCAAAAACACCGGCCTGCTGAACCCCTCGATCAAGGTCGAAGCCTGCTCCCAACCCAGCGGCTCAGCCCCCGGATGTGTCAGGGTCGGCTGCACGGGCGACAAGGTCACGAAGTCCACGCCCATCTCCTCTGCCAGCGCCAACTCCTCGGCGTTATGGCAGGACGCCGCCAACCAGCGCGATGCTGGCAACGGCCGACCGGCAGCCGCGTATTTGCGCAATTGTGCCGAGGTGATGTGCCAACCGGCGGAGGGGAAGTCCCCCAGCCACTCGAACGGTCCCTTGATCATCAACTGCGCCTTGCCGGCACACAGGCCCACTGCATCCACTGCCAGATCGCGGTACTTGGGGTCGTAACCGTTTGGCGCGCGCAACTGGATCAGCTTGATACCGCCCGCAATGGCTTTCTGGATCCCTCGCAACAGGGCCGGGGTTTCCAGGTCTTCAGGCGTGATCAGGTACTGCTCGGGTAAGCGCGCGGCCGCCACGATTGGCCGGTTGGCCTCGGGGAACTCGTAACCCGACAGCTCACGCGCCGTCACCCAGGCCAATGGCTGACCTTCGGCGCCATGAGGCTCGCCGGTAAACGTCGAGACTTCCCAGACATCCAGCAACACCTGCTTGTCTGGGTAGTCGTGGCGGACCTTGATCAACGGGCGCGCCGCGCCGACCAAGATACCCAACTCTTCCTGCAGCTCACGGGCCAAGGCGCTTTCGACCGACTCGTCGACCTCGACCTTGCCACCGGGAAACTCCCAAAGACCGCCCTGGTGCTGAGTGTCGGCACGGCGGGCGATAAGGATCTTGCCACTGCTGTCACGGATGACGGCAGCCGCTACGTGTACTCGTTTCACCGCTCGATCTCCTCCAGGCCGGCCTTCTGCCAGGCCTTGAATGCAGGCCATTGGTAGAGGGTTTCAACATAGGCTTCGTCCGCTGCCGACAGCTTGACCTGATAGGTCCGCAGGCGCACGGCGATGGGTGCGAAAAACACATCGGCAAGGCTTATGCGACCGAACAGGTACGGGCCAGGCTCGGCCGCGACAGCGCGGCATTCAGCCCACAACGCCGACATGCGCTCGATGTCCGCCTGTACATCCGCCGGAAGTGGCGCCAGTGGCGCGTCATGGCTCAGGTCGAATGGCATGTTGCCGCGCATGGCGAAGAATCCGCTGTGCATCTGCGCGCACGCCGAACGGGCCTGGGCACGGGCAGCGGTGTCTTTGGGCCACAGGCCCGCTTCGGGGAACTGTTCCGCCAGGTACTCGGCAATCGCCAGGGAGTCGGCGATGGTGCCGTGCCCGGTCTTCAGCAGTGGGACTTTGCCGGTCGGCGAATGCTTGAGCAGACGCTCGCGGGTGTCCGGCTGGTTCAGCTTGATCAGTTCTTCGGTGTAGGAGGCGCCGGTCAGATCGAGGGCCAGGGCGCCGCGCAGGGACCAGGAGGAAAGCAGTTTGTCGCCGATGATCAGGTGGAGGCTCATGTTCGGGACCTTTTGATGTAGGGACAGCCAGTCTAGTAAATGACTGACAAACCGCCATCGCGAGCAGGCTCGCTCCCACAGTGGATTGATGTACTCAAATCAAAATGTGGGAGCGAGCCTGCTCGCGATGGGGTCGACTCGATCTTACGTACGGTACTCGGCGTTGATCTTCACGTATTCGTGGGACAGGTCGGTGGTCCAGATGGTTTCGCTGCAATCGCCGCGACCCAGCTCGATACGGATGGTGATTTCTTCCTGCTGCATCACCGCCGCGCCCTGGGCTTCGGTGTAGGTCGCAGCGCGGGCGCCACGGCTGGCGATGCACACTTCACCGAGGAACACATCGATCTTGCTCACGTCCAGGTTCGGTACGCCGGCACGACCGACAGCCGCGAGGATGCGGCCCCAGTTCGGGTCGGAAGCGAACAGTGCAGTCTTGATCAATGGCGAGTGGGCCACGGTGTAGCCGACGTCCAGGCACTCCTGGTGAGTGCCGCCGCCGTTGACTTCAACGGTAACGAATTTGGTTGCGCCTTCGCCATCACGCACGATCGCCTGGGCTACGTCCATGCACACTTCGAACACCGCTTGCTTGAGCTTGGCGAACAACTCGCCCTCGGCACGGGTAATTTCCGGCAGCGCCGCCTGACCGGTGGCGATCAGCATGCAGCAGTCGTTGGTCGAGGTGTCGCCGTCGATGGTGATACGGTTGAACGACTTGTTGGCGCCGTCCAGCATCAGGTTCTGCAGCACATCGCGGGCAACCTTGGCGTCGGTGGCGATATAACCCAACATGGTCGCCATGTTCGGGCGAATCATGCCCGCGCCTTTGCTGATACCAGTGACGGTGATGGTCACGCCATCGTGCTGGAACTGGCGGCTGGCACCCTTTGGCAGGGTATCGGTGGTCATGATGCCAGTGGCGGCAGCTTCCCAGTTGTTCTCCGACAGATCGTCGAGGGCGGCTTGCAGTGCGCCCTCGATTTTCTCGACTGGCAGTGGCTCGCCGATCACGCCGGTGGAGTACGGCAGCACCAGGCTGGCATCGACGCCGGTCAACTCCGCCAGCTTCGCGCAAGTACGCTCGGCCGCGGCCAGGCCCGGTTCACCGGTACCGGCGTTGGCATTGCCGGTATTGGTCAGCAGGTAACGCACCGGGCCTTGCACGCGTTGCTTGGCCAGGATCACCGGGGCGGCGCAAAAGGCGTTCAAGGTGAACACACCCGCCACCGTCGAGCCTTCGGCACAACGCATGACCACAACATCCTTGCGCCCCGGGCGCTTGATACCGGCCGAGGCGATACCGAGTTCAAAACCGGCAACCGGGTGCAACGTTGGCAAAGGACCAAGACCAACAGCCATGAATGCGCTCCTTTATAGATGATGTCTGCACCGCTTCAGCAAAAGCGATGGTAAAAATGGCAAAACGCCGCGACGGCAGAAGCCGGTCGCGGCGCGGGTATTTCAGCGTATGAAACGGGGGTTACTGGATCTGCCCGTGGCAATGCTTGAACTTCTTGCCCGAACCGCAGTAGCACAGTTCGTTACGGCCCAGCTTCTGCTCGTTGCGGACCGGGGCGGTGGCGAGGGCCACGTCGACCTCTTCACCCAACTGCTCCGGCTGCTCCAGGCCAGGGGCCTCTTCATGCAGGAACTGCATGCGCGCCGCCAGTGCCTCGGCTTCCTGGCGCAGGCGCGCCTCTTCCTCGGCCGGATCTTCGCGACGCACCTGAACGTGCGACAACACACGGATCGAGTCGCGCTTGATCGAATCCAGCAGCTCGGAGAACAGCGTGAACGACTCGCGCTTGTACTCTTGCTTCGGGTTCTTCTGCGCATAACCACGCAGGTGGATGCCGTGACGCAGGTGATCCATGGTCGACAGGTGGTCTTTCCACAGGTCATCCAGCACGCGCAGGACGATTTGCTTCTCGAAGGTGCGCAGCGCTTCGGCGCCCGCCTGGTCTTCTTTCTCGTTGTACGCGGCGATCAGCTCCTGCATCAGCTTCTCGCGCAGGGTTTCCTCGTACAGGTGATCGTCTTCGTCGAGCCACTGCTGGATCGGCAGCTTCACGCCGAAATCGCTTTCCAGCGCTGCTTCCAGACCCGCCACGTCCCACTGCTCTGGCAACGATTGTGGTGGAATGTGTGCGCTGACGGTCGCGTTGAGTACGTCCTGACGGAAGTCGGCGATGGTTTCACCAATGTTGTCAGCGGCCAGCAACGTGTTACGCATGTGATAGATCACTTTACGCTGTTCGTTGTTGACGTCGTCGAACTCGAGCAATTGCTTGCGAATATCGAAGTTGCGGCCTTCGACCTTACGCTGGGCCTTTTCGATGGCGTTGGTCACCATGCGGTGCTCGATCGCTTCGCCAGGCTGCATGCCCAGGGCCTTCATGAAGTTCTTCACCCGGTCAGAGGCGAAGATGCGCATCAGGCTGTCTTCCAGCGACAGGTAGAAACGGCTGGAACCGGCGTCGCCCTGGCGACCGGCACGACCACGCAACTGGTTGTCGATACGGCGCGATTCGTGACGCTCGGACGCGATCACCTGCAAACCGCCCGACTCGAGCACTTGCTGGTGACGCTTCTGCCAGTCGGCCTTGATCTGGGCAATCTGCTCAGGGGTCGGGTTTTCCAGCGAGGCCACTTCCACTTCCCAGTTGCCGCCCAACAGGATGTCGGTACCGCGACCGGCCATGTTGGTGGCGATGGTCAGTGCACCCGGGCGACCGGCCTGGGCAATGATCTCGGCTTCTTTTTCGTGGAACTTGGCGTTCAGGACCTTGTGCTCGATGCCTTCCTTGTTGAGCAGGTCGGACATGCGCTCGGAGGTTTCGATGGTCGCCGTACCCACCAGCACCGGACGGCCCGCGGCCATGCTTTCCTTGATGTCGGTGACGATTGCCGCGTATTTCTCGTCGGCGGTCAGGAACACCAGGTCGTTGTAGTCTTTACGGGCCAGCGGCTTGTTCGTCGGAATGACGATGACCTGCAGGCCATAGATCTGATGGAACTCGAACGCTTCGGTGTCGGCCGTACCGGTCATGCCGGACAGTTTGTTGTACAGACGGAAGTAGTTCTGGAAGGTGGTCGATGCCAGGGTCTGGCTTTCAGCCTGGATGTTCAGGTTTTCCTTGGCTTCGATGGCCTGGTGCAGGCCTTCGGACAAGCGACGACCCGGCATGGTACGACCGGTGTGTTCGTCGACCAGCACGACCTGACCGTCCTGCACGATGTATTCAACGTTGCGATGGAACAGCTTGTGTGCGCGCAGACCGGCATAAACGTGCGTCAGCAGGGCCAGGTTGTGTGCCGAGTACAGGCTCTCGCCTTCCGCCAGCAGGCCGAGACGGGTCAGCGCGTCTTCGACGAACTGGTGACCGGCTTCGTTGAGTTCAACCTGGCGGGTCTTCTCGTCGACGGTGTAGTGGCCAGCCTTGGTGACTTCGCCTTCGACTTCTTCGATGTGCAATTCCAGCTGCGGGATCAGTTTGTTGATCTCGATGTACAGCTTGGAGCTGTCCTCGGCCTGACCGGAAATGATCAGCGGCGTACGGGCTTCGTCGATGAGGATGGAGTCAACTTCGTCGATCACGGCAAAATTGAGTTCGCGCTGGAATTTTTCTTCCACGCTGAACGCCATGTTGTCGCGCAGGTAGTCGAAACCGAATTCGTTGTTGGTACCGTAGGTGATGTCGGCGGCATAGGCCAGGCGCTTCTCTTCCGGCGGCTGGAATGGCGTGACCACGCCGACCGTCAGGCCG
Proteins encoded in this window:
- a CDS encoding cob(I)yrinic acid a,c-diamide adenosyltransferase encodes the protein MGFRLSKIYTRTGDKGETGLGDGRRVPKDHPRIEAIGEVDALNSQVGVLLAGLEAESARYSGLNEVIEVLAPCQHRLFDLGGELAMPEYQALNAAEIERLEAAIDVWNEELGPLENFILPGGSALIAQAHVCRSLARSAERRCQHLNAVEPLAGVGLAYINRLSDLLFVVARLIARRQGIAEILWQPAAKPEV
- the secA gene encoding preprotein translocase subunit SecA — protein: MFAPLLKKLFGSKNEREVKRMLKTVQFVNAFEEQMVALSDDQLRAKTDEFKARFAKGETLDKLLPEAFAVAREAGKRVMGMRHFDVQLIGGMTLHEGKIAEMRTGEGKTLVATLGVYLNALSGKGVHVVTVNDYLARRDANWMRPLYEFLGLTVGVVTPFQPPEEKRLAYAADITYGTNNEFGFDYLRDNMAFSVEEKFQRELNFAVIDEVDSILIDEARTPLIISGQAEDSSKLYIEINKLIPQLELHIEEVEGEVTKAGHYTVDEKTRQVELNEAGHQFVEDALTRLGLLAEGESLYSAHNLALLTHVYAGLRAHKLFHRNVEYIVQDGQVVLVDEHTGRTMPGRRLSEGLHQAIEAKENLNIQAESQTLASTTFQNYFRLYNKLSGMTGTADTEAFEFHQIYGLQVIVIPTNKPLARKDYNDLVFLTADEKYAAIVTDIKESMAAGRPVLVGTATIETSERMSDLLNKEGIEHKVLNAKFHEKEAEIIAQAGRPGALTIATNMAGRGTDILLGGNWEVEVASLENPTPEQIAQIKADWQKRHQQVLESGGLQVIASERHESRRIDNQLRGRAGRQGDAGSSRFYLSLEDSLMRIFASDRVKNFMKALGMQPGEAIEHRMVTNAIEKAQRKVEGRNFDIRKQLLEFDDVNNEQRKVIYHMRNTLLAADNIGETIADFRQDVLNATVSAHIPPQSLPEQWDVAGLEAALESDFGVKLPIQQWLDEDDHLYEETLREKLMQELIAAYNEKEDQAGAEALRTFEKQIVLRVLDDLWKDHLSTMDHLRHGIHLRGYAQKNPKQEYKRESFTLFSELLDSIKRDSIRVLSHVQVRREDPAEEEARLRQEAEALAARMQFLHEEAPGLEQPEQLGEEVDVALATAPVRNEQKLGRNELCYCGSGKKFKHCHGQIQ
- a CDS encoding Nudix family hydrolase yields the protein MKRVHVAAAVIRDSSGKILIARRADTQHQGGLWEFPGGKVEVDESVESALARELQEELGILVGAARPLIKVRHDYPDKQVLLDVWEVSTFTGEPHGAEGQPLAWVTARELSGYEFPEANRPIVAAARLPEQYLITPEDLETPALLRGIQKAIAGGIKLIQLRAPNGYDPKYRDLAVDAVGLCAGKAQLMIKGPFEWLGDFPSAGWHITSAQLRKYAAAGRPLPASRWLAASCHNAEELALAEEMGVDFVTLSPVQPTLTHPGAEPLGWEQASTLIEGFSRPVFLLGGVGPAEVQKAWAAGAQGVAGIRAFWPEA
- a CDS encoding glutathione S-transferase family protein — encoded protein: MSLHLIIGDKLLSSWSLRGALALDLTGASYTEELIKLNQPDTRERLLKHSPTGKVPLLKTGHGTIADSLAIAEYLAEQFPEAGLWPKDTAARAQARSACAQMHSGFFAMRGNMPFDLSHDAPLAPLPADVQADIERMSALWAECRAVAAEPGPYLFGRISLADVFFAPIAVRLRTYQVKLSAADEAYVETLYQWPAFKAWQKAGLEEIER
- a CDS encoding sensor histidine kinase, with the protein product MPLRQRLENLPVGQKLLAALLVLLTTVLLVANLTFISAAYYISQESMAPQALQTIGRLISNPSLVAEALQSPQSAQRLLDELDSYSPLRAAALYDGKGERLAQLQHGDHLSLPKRYRRIESWQVTEFRSNQVITLPRPGTAPGHLLLVASSELPMAFYTGTLTASLGILIFSVLLWLVIARQIKRLITRPIHQLEELSRQVTREENYALRASRGNHDEIGSLAEAFNTMLSRIEAREQQLKRARDDSQAAYAQAQGLAEETRHTNRKLELEVQVRSKIEKKLTGFQNYLNSIIDSMPSALIALDEQLYVTQWNQEASALSGTRLDEALNQPIFLAFEPLKPFLPQLKQTVEQHTVAKIERVTWVKDDEPRHYALTFYPLMGGAGRGVVIRIDDITQRLSLEEMMVQSEKMLSVGGLAAGMAHEINNPLGAILHNVQNIRRRLSPELPKNLEQAEQIGIELSTVNQYLQAREVPQLLDGIQQAGARAAKIVTHMLSFSRRSTRQMAPCDLPALIDQAVEIAGNDFDLAIGFDFKGQAIIRQFDPALGPVPGTANELEQVLLNLLKNAAQAIHQREDDSEPGRIILRTRLNPPWAEIQVEDNGIGMSESVRKRTFEPFFTTKEIGQGTGLGLSVSYFIITNNHKGQMEVQSTLGQGTCFTLRLPLASTPLVSQELNQLSR
- a CDS encoding mechanosensitive ion channel family protein, which codes for MDLNAEVDNLVRVSQSWIPMIMEYGSRVLLAVITLAIGWWLINKVTQKLGGLIALRNADLALQGFISSLANIILKILLVVSVASMIGVETTSFVAAIGAAGLAIGLALQGSLANFAGGVLILLFRPFRIGDWIEAQGVAGTVDSIQIFHTVLRTGDNKTIIVPNGNLSNGIITNTNRQPTRKVVFDVGVDYEADLQKAREVLLELAKDPRVLLDPAPQAVISTLGDSSITVSLRVWVKTADYWDVMFMFNEQSRDRLKTAGIDIPFPQRVVRVVQEAAIQ
- a CDS encoding putative 2-dehydropantoate 2-reductase; this translates as MSTTWHVLGAGSLGTLWATRLARAAVPVRLILRDTTRLQAYQAAGGLTLVEQGAELRFPVPAETPDSQEPIHRLLVACKAYDAEQAVAQLAHRMSPGAELILLQNGLGSQDAVAAQVPQARCIYASSTEGAFRDGDWRVVFAGHGFTWLGDASHPVAPIWLDDLDAAGIPHEWSTDILTRLWRKLALNCAINPLTVLHDCRNGGLQEHHCEVATLCGELSELLERCGQPAAAQNLQHEVERVIHATAANYSSMYQDVNNRRRTEISYLLGHACKVAARHQLNLPHLNQLESRLIARLHSLGLPSD
- the argJ gene encoding bifunctional glutamate N-acetyltransferase/amino-acid acetyltransferase ArgJ, with amino-acid sequence MAVGLGPLPTLHPVAGFELGIASAGIKRPGRKDVVVMRCAEGSTVAGVFTLNAFCAAPVILAKQRVQGPVRYLLTNTGNANAGTGEPGLAAAERTCAKLAELTGVDASLVLPYSTGVIGEPLPVEKIEGALQAALDDLSENNWEAAATGIMTTDTLPKGASRQFQHDGVTITVTGISKGAGMIRPNMATMLGYIATDAKVARDVLQNLMLDGANKSFNRITIDGDTSTNDCCMLIATGQAALPEITRAEGELFAKLKQAVFEVCMDVAQAIVRDGEGATKFVTVEVNGGGTHQECLDVGYTVAHSPLIKTALFASDPNWGRILAAVGRAGVPNLDVSKIDVFLGEVCIASRGARAATYTEAQGAAVMQQEEITIRIELGRGDCSETIWTTDLSHEYVKINAEYRT
- a CDS encoding YajQ family cyclic di-GMP-binding protein; the encoded protein is MPSFDVVSELDKHEVTNAVENAVKELDRRYDLKGKGSFEFKEKDLTVNLTAEADFQLEAMIEILKLALVKRKIDVQCLEVKDAFASGKLMKQEAVLKEGIDKELAKKIVAHVKDAKLKVQAAIQGEQVRITGKKRDDLQEAIAVLRAKEFGMPLQFNNFRD